Genomic segment of Dromiciops gliroides isolate mDroGli1 chromosome 3, mDroGli1.pri, whole genome shotgun sequence:
ggatagagcaccggccctggagtcaggagtacctgagttcaagtccagcctcagacacttaacacttactagctgtgtgaccttgggcaagtcacttaaccccaattgcctcactaaaagaaaaaaaaattgatctatGGAAAGATGGAATAGACTTATTAGGAGGGTGTAGGCGCCCTCTTATTGAAGATgtttagaaagaggaaaaatgatcAGTTGTTCAATATGGTGTAGGGGGGATTGCTTTTCAGGTATATATTGGACAATATGGCCTCTGgattcctttccaattctaaaatcctGTAATTCTGTGCCTCCTGGGGACAAACACATGCTTGTAGAAGACACTGTCTATTTCTAGAAGAGAAAGAACACTTGAGTCAGATTTTACAAGAAGAATATGAACTTATGAGTGAACAAGGAATCTGGAGGTAAAAAGGGGGTAATTTCAGACCCTaccatttcctcttccttctctactgTGTATTATTCCCCCAGCCAATTCACCAATCCTTATTAGACGAATGTGGCCATTTTTCatctctgttttgttgttgttgttgttattttttaaacaaaggttACAGAAACAATGCAGaggaacaaaacaaagacaactaTTTCTTTTCCAtcaaaggcaagaaaaacaaagcctttgATAAGTATCTTATGAAAAGAGTtggttttagaaaagaaaatggtccaACCTTACAGTGAAATTTGATGGCaacatgtgtttgtatatttaatattctaGATGAAATAACAGAACCAAAATATTTCAGTAATAGCTAAGTATCTACTAAGTGATGTGCATGGCTTATTCATAGTTAAATAGCCCAATAGTAGTCttaatttcccttttcattttctatttattttaaaatgattttaaaaagaaaaatgttttttaataaacTAAGTGAATTCACTCTTGAAAGTACTAATTTTTATTATCCTATTCTCTTTGTATGTCTTTAATTTGTTCACATTTTCATAGTTTTGTCACTTTCTAAAAGTATAATACatgattaattttaatttgtgattataattttttatagggagaaagagaattatttTGCCAAGCATGTCATACAGGAAGGATAACATCATGTCAACATTTGGGAACAACTCCTTCCATCCTCCTTTTTTCATCTTGCTTGGAATCCCAGGATTGGAAAAAATTCAGTTCTGGATTGCCTTCCCATTTTGTGCCATGTATGCTATGGCCTTGGTGGGAAACATCACCATTCTTCATGTGATTCGTACTGACCACACCCTCCATGAGCCCATGTACCTCTTCCTGGCCATGCTAGCTTTCACTGACTTAGTTCTATCCTCTTCCACCCTTCCCAAGATGCTGGGAATTTTCTGGTTTGGTTCTTGTGAGATTGAGTATCATGCCTGCCTCACTCAGGTTTTCTTCATTCATACTTTCTCTTCTGTGGAGTCAGGGATTCTTATGGCAATGGCCCTGGATCGTTATGTGGCTATCTGCTTCCCACTACGACATTCAACTATTCTATCTACCTCAGTAGTGGCCAaactaggtgttgcagtgatGGTAAGAGGTGTGTTGTGGGTGAGCCCCTTCTGTTTTATGGTCACTTGGAAGCCCTTTTGTCCTAACAAAATTATTCCCCAATCATACTGTGAGCATATGGCTGTACTGAAGCTTGTATGTGCAGACACCAGAGCAAACCGTGGTTATGGGCTTTTTGTGGCCTTCTCTGTGGCTGGCTTTGACATCATAATCATTGCTGTGTCCTATATCATGATTTTGCAGGCTGTATTACATCTGCCATCAGGGGATGCCCGCCTCAAGGCATTTGGCACATGTGCCTCACATATCTGTGTTATCCTAGCCTTATACATACCTGCCCTC
This window contains:
- the LOC122750404 gene encoding olfactory receptor 52R1-like, with the translated sequence MSTFGNNSFHPPFFILLGIPGLEKIQFWIAFPFCAMYAMALVGNITILHVIRTDHTLHEPMYLFLAMLAFTDLVLSSSTLPKMLGIFWFGSCEIEYHACLTQVFFIHTFSSVESGILMAMALDRYVAICFPLRHSTILSTSVVAKLGVAVMVRGVLWVSPFCFMVTWKPFCPNKIIPQSYCEHMAVLKLVCADTRANRGYGLFVAFSVAGFDIIIIAVSYIMILQAVLHLPSGDARLKAFGTCASHICVILALYIPALFTFLSHRFGHHVPRAVHVMLANVYLLVPPMLNPIIYGVKTKQIRDRVVNAFCQKVP